In Rhodopirellula sp. P2, the DNA window TCTTGCTCGCCGGTCGGGAAGCTGGTTTCAAACCTGCCGGTTTGGGCGCCCGCGACACGCTGCGAATGGAAGCCGGGATGCCGCTCTACGGGCATGAACTGGACGAAACGATTGATCCGATCACCGCCGGTTTGAAGTTTGGTTGCAACCTGAAAGACCGACACTTCATCGGTGAAGATGCCTTGCGGGCCGTTGTCGAACAGGGCCGGATGCGTTGCCGAATTGGACTGCTCCCGACTGGAAAACGTCCTGCACGAGAAGGCTGTCCCGTGCTGACAGCGGATGGCGAAACGATCGGGAAAGTCACCAGTGGCGGTCCATCACCGACGTTGGGTGTTCCGATCGCGATGGCGACGATTGATGCCAAGCATGCGAAAGACGCGAGCTTCCAAATCGACATTCGTGGCAAGACCACCGAAGCGTTGCCGACCAAGTTGCCGTTTTACAAACGCCCGGTCGCTGCATCCTGATTTTTGTGGTGCGTTGTTTGACGAATGCCCGCAACCTAGCGTTGGCGATCGTTGACCGTATCATTCATTGATTCACTTTTTCCTTTCATTTTTCATTGATTCGTTAGGAGCCTCTGATGGCACGAGACCCTTCGACCCTGCGTTATGCCGAGACCCATGAGTGGGTGGACGTCCAAGAAGAAGGCGGCGACAAGTTCGCAACGATCGGCATCTCAGCGTTCGCCGTCGAGCAACTCAACGACTTGGTCTACATGGACCTTCCCGAAGTGGGCCGGCAGCTAGAAATTGGCGAAGAATTCGGTGAAGTCGAATCCGTCAAAGCGGTTAGCCCTCTGTACAGCCCGGTGGCTGGCGAAGTTGTCGCAGTTCACTCCGATCTGCCTGACAACTTGGACAACTTGAACGACGACGCGTTCGACTTTGGATGGATTCTCAAAGTCAAATTGTCAGCGGATCTGCCGGATTCGTTGATGGACTTTGCCGCTTATCAAAAACAGTGCTCCGAAGCAGGTTGATCGAATGAGTTATCTCTTTCATACCGACGAAGACCGCCGAGAAATGTTGGAA includes these proteins:
- the gcvH gene encoding glycine cleavage system protein GcvH, with the translated sequence MARDPSTLRYAETHEWVDVQEEGGDKFATIGISAFAVEQLNDLVYMDLPEVGRQLEIGEEFGEVESVKAVSPLYSPVAGEVVAVHSDLPDNLDNLNDDAFDFGWILKVKLSADLPDSLMDFAAYQKQCSEAG